In a genomic window of Desulfonatronovibrio magnus:
- a CDS encoding 3' terminal RNA ribose 2'-O-methyltransferase Hen1, with amino-acid sequence MLLTITTTHVPATDLGYLLGKHPDRFQTFPLPFGQAHVFFPEAREDSCTAALLLDIDQMGLVRGRPDRIAKGGPASSKGGLFGQYVTDRAYAASSLMSVALARVFSSALKGTCRDRPELAESALPLSAEVAVLPCRDGEGLLQRLFEPLGYNVTLRPLPLDERFPEWGEGRHYQVSLSGTLRLCELLSHLYVLIPVIDDEKHYWVGQDELGKLIEHARGWLEKHPEQELITLRYLKHQRLLSRQALASLTPEKESEIHFGDDPERNMDRPISGKAEDALEQRISLNEHRIDAVVGVLKKLGARRIVDLGCGEGRLLRALLMEREFERITGMDVSLSALDRARRRLRLDEGSAGQSERINLFQGSLIYRDKRLEGFDAACILEVIEHLDPDRLAAFERSIFGLARPKAVIVTTPNADHNALFPSLSPGQFRHHDHRFEWSRAEFANWTQEVARRYGYTVGLAGIGHEDVHLGPPTQMGVFTLCA; translated from the coding sequence ATGCTCCTGACCATCACCACCACCCACGTTCCTGCCACTGACCTGGGCTATCTGCTGGGAAAGCATCCGGATCGGTTTCAAACCTTTCCGCTGCCTTTTGGGCAGGCTCACGTTTTTTTTCCGGAAGCACGCGAAGATTCGTGTACTGCTGCATTACTCTTAGATATTGACCAGATGGGGCTGGTGCGTGGTCGTCCGGATCGTATTGCTAAGGGTGGTCCTGCCAGTAGCAAAGGGGGACTGTTTGGGCAATATGTAACGGACCGGGCCTATGCAGCGTCTTCGTTGATGAGCGTGGCCCTGGCCAGGGTTTTCAGTTCTGCGCTCAAGGGCACATGTCGAGACCGGCCTGAGCTGGCCGAATCTGCACTGCCGCTCTCGGCTGAAGTTGCCGTGTTGCCGTGCAGGGATGGTGAGGGACTGTTGCAAAGGTTGTTCGAGCCGTTGGGCTACAATGTCACCCTGCGTCCCTTGCCTTTGGACGAGCGGTTTCCCGAGTGGGGCGAGGGGCGGCATTATCAGGTTTCTCTGTCCGGGACGCTTCGGCTGTGCGAACTGCTCAGTCATTTATACGTTCTGATCCCGGTCATAGACGACGAAAAACATTACTGGGTCGGTCAGGACGAACTGGGGAAGTTGATTGAACATGCCCGGGGCTGGCTGGAGAAACATCCGGAACAGGAGCTGATTACCCTTCGGTATCTCAAACACCAGCGCCTGTTGTCCCGCCAGGCCCTGGCCAGTCTGACGCCCGAAAAGGAAAGCGAGATCCATTTTGGGGATGATCCGGAGCGGAATATGGACCGCCCAATCTCCGGTAAGGCTGAAGATGCATTGGAGCAGCGCATCAGCCTGAACGAGCATCGTATTGACGCGGTTGTCGGCGTGCTCAAGAAGCTGGGAGCGCGGCGGATCGTGGATCTGGGCTGCGGGGAGGGGCGGTTGTTGCGGGCTTTGCTCATGGAAAGAGAATTTGAGCGCATCACAGGCATGGATGTTTCCCTGTCAGCCCTGGATAGAGCCCGAAGACGACTGCGCTTAGATGAAGGCTCGGCCGGGCAAAGCGAGCGCATCAATCTTTTTCAAGGATCGCTGATCTACCGGGACAAGCGCCTTGAGGGCTTCGATGCAGCCTGTATTCTGGAGGTGATTGAGCACCTGGACCCTGACCGGCTGGCAGCGTTTGAGCGTTCAATATTCGGCCTGGCCAGACCCAAAGCGGTGATCGTAACAACGCCTAACGCGGACCACAACGCCCTCTTTCCCTCTCTGTCTCCTGGACAGTTTCGCCATCATGATCATCGCTTCGAGTGGTCCCGTGCCGAATTTGCGAACTGGACGCAAGAGGTGGCCCGGCGCTACGGCTATACAGTGGGCCTGGCCGGTATCGGACATGAGGATGTCCATCTTGGCCCTCCGACCCAGATGGGGGTGTTCACATTATGCGCCTGA
- the istA gene encoding IS21 family transposase — MKLLGQGKTMEQASAKCGMDVKSARKYRDLDKQPSELQAERKRDWRTRSDPFIKEWPIVTAFLEINPGLEAKTLFEHLQRQYPGRFSDGQLRTFQRKIKGWRATEGPAKEVYFPQVHKPGQLSQSDFTHMGELEVTIAGLPFDHLIYHFVLTYSNWEAGMVCFSESFESLSEGLQQALQKLGGVPEAHQTDRLSTAVNKPGNMEEFTSRYQGLLSHYGLTGRKIQAASPNENGDIEQRHHRFKRAVDQALMLRGNRDFSSRKEYDIFLENLFMQLNRNRQQRFQEEQRLLRPLPGKALPSCSKFTVVVGPSSTIRIKKNVYSVHSRLIGEQVVVRLYAEYLEVWYGQRFIEQIPRLRGASKSRIQYRHIIDWLVRKPGAFANYRYHSDLFPTSRFRMAYDDLKKVHALSKAAKEYLQILKLAAKENELAVDDALRYLYEQGQPVSADTVKSIVSSGQKPQPITDVEISEIILGSYDLLLDAQEVTQ; from the coding sequence ATGAAGCTTTTAGGACAGGGGAAGACAATGGAGCAGGCATCGGCAAAGTGTGGCATGGATGTAAAGAGTGCCCGTAAGTATAGGGATCTGGACAAACAGCCAAGTGAATTGCAGGCTGAAAGGAAACGGGACTGGCGTACCCGCAGTGATCCATTTATCAAGGAGTGGCCAATAGTCACAGCGTTTTTAGAGATCAATCCTGGTCTTGAAGCAAAGACTTTGTTTGAGCACTTACAAAGGCAGTATCCTGGTCGTTTTTCAGATGGCCAGCTTCGGACCTTTCAGAGAAAGATCAAGGGATGGCGGGCAACAGAAGGTCCAGCCAAGGAGGTGTATTTTCCTCAGGTTCACAAGCCAGGTCAACTGAGCCAGTCTGACTTCACTCATATGGGCGAGCTTGAAGTGACCATTGCTGGCCTGCCCTTTGACCATTTGATATACCATTTTGTTTTGACTTATTCCAATTGGGAAGCAGGCATGGTCTGCTTTTCTGAAAGCTTTGAGAGCTTAAGTGAAGGGTTACAGCAGGCTTTACAAAAACTTGGTGGAGTCCCGGAAGCTCACCAGACAGACAGATTGTCTACGGCAGTGAACAAACCAGGGAACATGGAAGAATTCACAAGTCGTTACCAGGGGCTTTTATCGCACTATGGCCTTACAGGTCGTAAAATTCAGGCAGCAAGCCCCAATGAAAATGGAGATATAGAGCAAAGGCATCATCGCTTTAAAAGGGCTGTGGATCAGGCCCTGATGCTGCGTGGCAACCGGGATTTTTCTTCGCGTAAAGAATACGATATTTTTCTAGAAAATTTGTTTATGCAGTTAAACCGCAATCGGCAGCAAAGATTCCAGGAGGAGCAAAGACTTTTACGTCCTCTGCCGGGCAAAGCATTACCATCGTGCAGCAAATTTACAGTTGTTGTCGGTCCGAGCAGCACCATAAGGATTAAGAAGAACGTGTATTCAGTTCATAGTCGTCTTATCGGTGAGCAAGTGGTAGTCCGTCTTTACGCAGAATACCTTGAGGTCTGGTATGGACAGAGGTTTATTGAGCAGATTCCTCGACTGCGTGGCGCAAGCAAGTCCCGCATTCAATACAGACACATAATTGACTGGCTGGTCCGCAAACCTGGAGCTTTTGCAAACTACCGCTACCATAGCGATCTGTTCCCAACGAGCCGTTTTAGGATGGCCTATGATGACCTGAAGAAAGTCCATGCTCTTTCCAAGGCTGCCAAGGAATACTTACAGATTTTAAAACTTGCGGCTAAAGAAAACGAATTGGCGGTGGACGATGCTCTTCGTTATCTATACGAGCAAGGTCAACCAGTGTCCGCAGATACTGTCAAGAGCATTGTATCTTCCGGCCAAAAGCCTCAACCGATAACTGATGTTGAAATTTCAGAAATTATTTTAGGTTCTTACGATCTTCTTCTGGATGCCCAGGAGGTGACACAATGA
- the istB gene encoding IS21-like element helper ATPase IstB encodes MIEQKHSTLSGYLKDLYLPSFRQNYRGEADLARQESLDHEEYLLELARKESEGRALKRTQRYLRESKLPNEKTWEMFDRERLPVKVNSLVQNLLEGSFVGRFENVLAFGNPGSGKTHLLCAIGHELIQQGRRVLYAPCSLLVQDLLVAKRELSLAKQLKKLSRYHALIIDDIGYVQQDREEMEVLFTLLADRYERGTVMLTSNLPFSRWEQIFKDPMTTAAAIDRLVHHCIILELNLPSYRLEKSREKREKG; translated from the coding sequence ATGATAGAGCAAAAACACAGCACCCTTTCCGGCTATCTAAAAGATCTGTATCTGCCGTCTTTCCGCCAGAATTATCGTGGAGAAGCAGATTTGGCCCGTCAGGAATCTCTGGATCATGAGGAATATCTGCTTGAGCTAGCCAGAAAAGAGTCTGAAGGACGGGCACTCAAGCGAACCCAGAGATATCTTCGGGAGTCCAAGTTGCCAAATGAGAAGACTTGGGAAATGTTCGACCGGGAACGTTTGCCTGTCAAGGTAAACAGTCTGGTGCAAAATTTATTGGAAGGGTCTTTTGTTGGCCGCTTTGAAAATGTCCTGGCTTTTGGCAACCCGGGAAGTGGCAAGACCCATCTGCTTTGCGCTATCGGGCATGAGCTGATCCAGCAAGGACGCCGAGTATTGTATGCACCCTGCAGCCTTCTGGTTCAGGACCTGCTGGTTGCCAAGCGGGAACTTAGCCTGGCCAAACAACTGAAGAAGCTTTCCAGGTATCATGCATTGATCATTGATGACATAGGATATGTTCAACAAGACCGGGAGGAAATGGAGGTTCTGTTTACCCTGCTTGCTGATCGCTACGAGCGTGGTACGGTCATGCTCACGAGCAATCTGCCTTTTTCGAGATGGGAACAGATTTTCAAGGACCCTATGACTACGGCCGCAGCCATTGACCGGCTGGTTCATCACTGCATTATCCTGGAACTTAATTTGCCAAGCTACCGTTTGGAAAAGTCCCGAGAGAAACGGGAAAAAGGGTGA